In Candidatus Pelagibacter sp. HIMB1321, a single genomic region encodes these proteins:
- a CDS encoding thiamine phosphate synthase: MQNLIPKIYCYVSDYNLSELSKLGRNINIIYRNYENINHTNNLLKLKLFCRKNGNCLFLSNDLKLSLKLGLDGIYIPSFNHRLNYTSMFNLTKKFNIIGSAHNLKEIRIKKLQGCKEIFLSPLFKVKKTKKFLGVIKFNLISYKTNFSFIALGGVNEKNYKKLKLLKLNGFASISWAKKNGLKII; encoded by the coding sequence ATGCAAAATTTAATACCTAAAATTTATTGTTATGTTAGTGATTATAATTTATCAGAATTGTCTAAATTAGGTAGAAATATTAACATTATATATAGAAATTATGAAAATATTAATCACACAAACAATTTATTAAAGCTTAAATTATTCTGTAGAAAAAATGGCAATTGTCTTTTCTTATCTAATGATCTAAAGCTTTCTCTTAAACTTGGGCTAGACGGGATTTATATTCCATCATTTAATCACAGATTAAACTATACTAGCATGTTTAATTTAACAAAAAAATTTAATATAATTGGATCTGCTCATAATTTAAAAGAAATTAGAATTAAAAAATTACAAGGCTGTAAAGAAATTTTTTTATCACCACTATTTAAAGTTAAAAAAACTAAAAAATTTTTAGGTGTTATTAAATTTAATTTAATATCATATAAAACAAATTTTTCTTTTATTGCTCTTGGTGGAGTGAATGAAAAAAATTATAAAAAACTTAAATTGCTTAAATTAAATGGTTTTGCATCTATAAGTTGGGCAAAAAAAAACGGCCTAAAAATAATTTAG
- a CDS encoding DUF3576 domain-containing protein, giving the protein MKLLKFFVLFILLISLNSCGLYRPTDAKEFPPDPKLRVKKNMDEGRGFRLMDAVENKGTNFEFASSNELWRATLDTIDFMPLTTANYSGGIIVTDWYSDNENLSESLKITVRFLSNEIRSDAVDLKIFFKKCDTQNICSVSEGKTNLNNELKKQILKKASIYKAQNKDKN; this is encoded by the coding sequence ATGAAACTTTTAAAATTTTTTGTATTATTCATATTACTAATATCATTAAACTCCTGTGGTCTTTATAGACCGACTGACGCTAAAGAGTTTCCCCCTGATCCAAAACTAAGAGTAAAAAAGAATATGGATGAAGGTAGAGGTTTTAGATTGATGGATGCAGTCGAGAATAAAGGTACAAATTTTGAATTCGCGAGCTCCAATGAACTTTGGAGAGCAACTTTAGATACCATTGATTTTATGCCTCTAACTACTGCTAACTACAGTGGTGGAATAATAGTTACTGATTGGTATTCTGATAATGAAAATTTATCTGAGAGTTTAAAAATCACAGTAAGGTTTTTATCAAATGAAATTAGATCAGATGCTGTTGACTTGAAAATATTTTTTAAAAAATGTGACACCCAAAATATTTGTTCGGTTTCAGAAGGCAAAACTAATTTAAACAATGAATTAAAAAAACAAATTCTAAAAAAAGCTAGTATCTATAAAGCTCAAAATAAAGATAAAAACTAA
- a CDS encoding YggS family pyridoxal phosphate-dependent enzyme: MHKSITNLSSIKEQIKTKFNQTNNLNIIAVSKTFSMTQIKPLLKHGHLHFGENKIQEAIDKWTNIKNDFENVKLHMIGKLQSNKAKFLIPLFDYLHSLDNVKLAEKIANEQVKLKKKIKIFIQVNIGYEEQKNGIKINELESFYTTCVNQFDLDILGLMCLPPAKEDVRTFFKKMRELNHSLGLNELSMGMSSDYLDAIEFGSSFIRVGSKIFGSRN, encoded by the coding sequence TTGCATAAAAGTATTACTAACTTATCTTCTATAAAAGAACAGATAAAGACAAAATTTAATCAAACAAATAATCTTAATATCATTGCTGTAAGCAAAACTTTTTCTATGACACAAATAAAACCTTTGTTAAAGCACGGACATCTTCATTTCGGTGAAAACAAGATTCAAGAAGCTATCGATAAATGGACAAACATTAAAAATGATTTTGAAAATGTAAAATTACATATGATAGGAAAATTACAATCAAACAAAGCAAAATTTTTGATTCCATTATTTGATTATTTACATTCATTAGATAACGTCAAATTAGCCGAAAAAATTGCTAATGAACAAGTAAAACTAAAAAAAAAAATAAAAATTTTTATACAAGTAAATATTGGTTATGAAGAACAGAAAAATGGAATAAAAATTAATGAACTTGAAAGCTTTTATACAACTTGTGTAAATCAATTTGATTTAGATATCTTAGGCTTAATGTGTTTGCCACCTGCTAAAGAAGATGTACGAACTTTTTTCAAGAAAATGAGAGAACTTAATCATTCTTTAGGGCTTAACGAACTAAGTATGGGGATGTCGTCTGATTACTTAGACGCTATAGAATTTGGTTCAAGTTTTATTAGAGTTGGATCTAAAATTTTTGGATCTAGAAATTAA
- a CDS encoding porin, with protein MNNFKKIGLTALAGTLAASVAQAGTLSVSGSAEINYQTHGDGSATGNPFSDNQTMTFSGSGELDNGYTVSYSNTLTGGAGTTVNFTGSSVAIDMGDAGTIGLYGDNSDGAGISTYQDVVPNAGEQVWDDTGVSSHGGINNGIVDEGVRNNIGYKVSAGNITASASWAKAADGGEGSVVLVYDNLIDGMSIGYGVGETQEAATNSNTTDLTTMFVKYTMGAATFGVQQSSVEPTNGAGTTVATTDKDRLHVGVSFAVNENLSVAVGQSDLEFDAAGLVDQTDSGISASYTMGSTTVGLVHNKTSDAAGVSGDDYDVSEIKLSFAF; from the coding sequence ATGAACAACTTTAAAAAAATCGGGTTAACAGCTTTAGCTGGAACTCTAGCTGCATCAGTAGCACAAGCTGGCACATTGTCAGTAAGTGGTAGTGCAGAAATTAACTATCAAACACATGGTGATGGATCTGCAACAGGAAATCCTTTTTCAGATAACCAAACTATGACTTTTTCTGGTTCAGGTGAATTAGATAATGGTTACACAGTTAGTTACTCAAACACACTAACAGGCGGTGCTGGAACAACAGTAAACTTTACTGGAAGTTCAGTTGCAATCGATATGGGTGATGCTGGAACAATCGGATTATACGGTGATAATTCTGATGGTGCTGGTATTTCAACTTACCAAGACGTTGTACCAAATGCAGGTGAGCAAGTTTGGGATGACACTGGTGTATCTTCACACGGTGGTATCAATAACGGTATTGTTGATGAAGGTGTAAGAAACAACATTGGTTACAAAGTTTCTGCAGGAAACATTACAGCTTCTGCATCATGGGCAAAAGCAGCTGATGGTGGAGAAGGTTCAGTAGTACTTGTATACGATAATTTAATTGATGGAATGTCAATTGGTTATGGTGTTGGTGAAACTCAAGAAGCTGCAACTAACTCAAACACTACAGACTTAACAACTATGTTTGTTAAGTATACAATGGGTGCTGCAACTTTTGGTGTTCAGCAGTCATCTGTAGAACCTACAAATGGTGCTGGTACAACTGTAGCAACAACTGATAAAGATAGATTGCACGTCGGTGTTTCATTTGCAGTTAACGAAAACTTAAGTGTTGCTGTAGGTCAATCAGATCTTGAGTTTGATGCGGCTGGTTTAGTTGATCAAACAGATTCTGGTATTTCTGCATCATACACAATGGGATCAACAACAGTTGGTCTTGTACACAACAAAACATCAGATGCTGCTGGTGTAAGTGGTGATGACTATGATGTTTCAGAAATCAAATTATCTTTCGCATTCTAG